In Scophthalmus maximus strain ysfricsl-2021 chromosome 21, ASM2237912v1, whole genome shotgun sequence, one genomic interval encodes:
- the inhbaa gene encoding inhibin subunit beta Aa encodes MSPLLSWTVLLLLQSCRSSCLDPPSEPHPPPSLTVQPQDQQPLPDAHCPSCALARMRRNEDGAAAGHEREEEEEAAQQDVVEAVKRHILNMLHLQARPNITRPVPRAALLNALRKLHVGRVSEDGSVQIEGGEEEARGRGGRGGGGGAAAAAAQTGDGGDAQETTEIITFAEAGASPGLVTFVLSRDGGDLSLVEQANVWLFLRLAKTNRSRAKVTIRLFQQRRLGNGRPSLPPQDDALLAEKTVDTRRSGWHTFPVSAAVQALLQSTEGSSLGLRVSCPLCADAGATLVLVSGSSEATQRSNQREQSHRPFLMAVVRQGDGADARRRRKRGLECDGKVRVCCKRQFYVNFKDIGWNDWIIAPPGYHANYCEGDCPSHVASITGSTLSFHSTVISHYRMRGYSPFQNLRSCCVPTRLRAMSMLYYNEEQKIIKKDIQNMIVDECGCS; translated from the exons ATGTCCCCTCTGCTCAGCTGgaccgtcctgctgctgctgcagagctgccgCTCGTCCTGTCTGGACCCGCCGTCAGAACCacatcctcctccgtccctgACCGTCCAGCCTCAGGACCAGCAGCCGCTGCCGGACGCCCACTGCCCCTCCTGCGCCCTGGCCAGGATGAGGAGGAACGAGGACGGCGCGGCGGCGGGGCAcgagcgagaggaagaggaggaggcggctcaGCAGGACGTGGTGGAGGCGGTGAAGAGGCACATCCTCAACATGCTGCATCTCCAGGCCCGGCCCAACATCACCCGGCCTGTCCCGCGCGCCGCCCTCCTCAACGCTCTGCGCAAGCTCCACGTGGGGCGAGTGTCGGAGGACGGCAGCGTGCAGAtcgaggggggggaggaggaggctcgaGGACGgggaggccggggggggggaggaggggctgctGCCGCGGCGGCTCAGACGGGAGACGGCGGCGACGCTCAGGAGACGACGGAGATTATCACCTTCGCAGAGGCTG GTGCGTCTCCGGGCCTCGTGACCTTCGTCCTGTCGAGAGACGGAGGTGATCTGTCTCTGGTGGAGCAGGCCAACGTCTGGCTCTTCCTCCGTCTGGCCAAGACCAACCGCAGCCGAGCCAAGGTCACCATCCGCCTCTTCCAGCAGCGCCGGCTCGGCAACGGGCGCCCGTCGCTGCCGCCGCAGGATGACGCCCTGCTGGCGGAGAAGACGGTTGACACCCGTCGCAGCGGCTGGCACACGTTCCCCGTGTCGGCGGCAGTGCAGGCGCTGCTGCAGAGCACCGAGGGCTCCTCGCTGGGCCTGAGGGTGTCCTGTCCGCTCTGCGCCGACGCTGGCGCCACGCTCGTCCTGGTCTCTGGCAGCTCGGAGGCGACGCAGCGCTCCAACCAGAGAGAGCAGTCCCACCGGCCCTTCCTCATGGCCGTGGTCCGGCAGGGCGATGGCGCCGACGCGCGGCGGCGCAGGAAGCGCGGGCTGGAGTGCGACGGCAAAGTGCGCGTGTGCTGCAAACGGCAGTTCTACGTCAACTTCAAGGACATCGGCTGGAACGACTGGATAATAGCGCCGCCCGGTTACCACGCCAACTACTGCGAGGGGGATTGCCCCTCCCACGTGGCGAGCATCACCGGCTCCACGCTGTCCTTCCACTCCACCGTCATCAGCCACTACCGCATGCGAGGCTACAGCCCGTTCCAGAACCTGCGGTCCTGCTGCGTGCCCACGCGGCTACGGGCCATGTCCATGCTCTACTACAACGAGGAGCAGAAGATCATCAAGAAGGACATTCAGAACATGATCGTGGACGAGTGCGGCTGCTCGTAG